The DNA segment TTCACGCAACTTACGATCGCCCGGCACCAGACCGGGTGCCGTCACCTCCTGAATGATGAAGAACGTGCCGGACCCAAATCGACCAGGCGGTCGACTGGTGGGCCCTCAAACTCCTGAATGATGAGAAAGGTGCCGGACCCAATCAGACCAGGCTGTCGAGTGGTAGGCCATCAAACTCCTGAATGATGAAAGTGATCGGTCGATTTTGGGCGGCTACCCTCGAAAGCATGGCTAGAACAATCGCGACCTCCACCCGCGTCGAGCTCGGCGACGTGCTCGACTTCGTCCGCCCCCGTCACCGGATGCTGCTCGCCACCACGCGCGCCGACGGCCGCCCCCAGATGTCGCCGGTCGCCGGTGGCGTCGATGCCGACGGGCGCCTCGTCATCTCGACCTACCCGAAGCGCTCCAAGACTCGCAATGCCGAGCGGGACTCCCGCGCCTCGGTGCTCGTGCTGTCCGACGACTGGGACGGCCCCTGGGTGCAGGTCGACGGCGACGCCGAGGTGCTGCACATGCCTGAGGCGGCCGACGGGCTCGTGGACTACTTCCGCTGCATCGCGGGGGAGCACCCTAACTGGGACGAATACCGCGCCGCGATGGCGATCCAGGACAAGTCGCTCATCCGCATCACGCCCACCCGCTGGGGTCCGATCGCCACGGGCGGCTTCCCGGCCGACATCGCGGCGCGCCTCGACGCGCAGTAGCGCCCGACCCCTTCCCGCGCGGTAGTGCCCGGCCCCTCCCCGTTCCCGCGAGGTAGCGCCCGAACCCCTCCCGCCGAGTCGCCCAAATGTGTGGCCTGACGGGGGTTGGGGGTCGCATTGGTGGGCGACTCGCGGGGGTGGATGGCGGCATCTGCCGTGAGTCGCCCAAATGTGTGGCCTGACGGGGGTTGGGGGTCGCATTGGTGGGCGACTCGCGGGGGTGGATGGCGGCATCTGCCGTGAGTTGCCCAGATGTGTGGCCTTACGGGGCTTGGGGGTCGCATTGGTGGGCGACTCGCGGGGGTGGATGGCGGCATCTGCCGTGAGTTGCCCAGATGTGTGGCCTGACGTGGCTTGCGGGACTCCCGCTACAGCAGCTTGCGCTCCAGCGCCCACGCGGTCAGCTCATGCCGCGACGACAGCTGCAGCTTGCGCAGCACCGCCGACACGTGGGTCTCCACCGTCTTGATCGAGATAAACAGGTCGGCGGCGACCTCTTTATAGGCGTAGCCGCGCGCGATGAGCCGCATGACCTCACGCTCGCGGGCGCTCAGCCGGTCGAGCTCGTC comes from the Marisediminicola antarctica genome and includes:
- a CDS encoding PPOX class F420-dependent oxidoreductase, with translation MARTIATSTRVELGDVLDFVRPRHRMLLATTRADGRPQMSPVAGGVDADGRLVISTYPKRSKTRNAERDSRASVLVLSDDWDGPWVQVDGDAEVLHMPEAADGLVDYFRCIAGEHPNWDEYRAAMAIQDKSLIRITPTRWGPIATGGFPADIAARLDAQ